A single window of Flavobacterium aestivum DNA harbors:
- a CDS encoding urocanate hydratase, producing MTFQEQIQQGIPSILPQPKPYEANINHAPKRKEILSDDEKKLALRNALRYFDPKHHAELIPEFRNELETYGRIYMYRLRPDYKMYARPISEYPGKSEQAKAIMLMIQNNLDYAVAQHPHELITYGGNGAVFSNWAQYLLTMKYLSEMTDEQTLTMYSGHPMGLFPSHKEAPRVVVTNGMVIPNYSQPDDWEKMNALGVSQYGQMTAGSYMYIGPQGIVHGTTITVLNGFRKIKRSPKGGLFVTSGLGGMSGAQPKAGNIAGCITVCAEVNPKITHIRHSQGWINEVVENIDDLVQRVTLAKANNETVSIAYLGNVVDVWERFDEENLYIDLGSDQTSLHNPWAGGYYPVGISFEEANDMMANNPELFKEKVQETLRRHTTAINKHTAKGTYFFDYGNAFLLEASRAGADVMAENNIDFRYPSYVQDIMGPMCFDYGFGPFRWVCTSGKPEDLAKTDAIACQVLEEMAQTAPAEIQQQMQDNIQWIKGAQENKLVVGSQARILYADAEGRVKIAEAFNQAIAKGEIGAVVLGRDHHDVSGTDSPYRETSNIYDGSRFTADMAIQNVIGDSFRGATWVSIHNGGGVGWGEVINGGFGMVLDGTKEASRRLASMLFWDVNNGISRRSWARNEGAVFAIKRAMEVEPLLKVTLPNLVDETLFLT from the coding sequence ATGACTTTTCAAGAACAAATACAACAAGGAATCCCTTCTATATTACCGCAACCAAAACCGTATGAAGCTAACATAAACCATGCTCCAAAACGGAAAGAAATCTTGTCTGACGACGAGAAAAAACTAGCACTTCGCAATGCTTTGCGCTATTTTGACCCGAAGCACCATGCTGAGCTAATTCCAGAATTTCGCAACGAACTGGAAACTTACGGCCGTATTTACATGTACCGTTTGCGCCCTGATTATAAAATGTATGCCCGCCCAATCTCTGAATATCCTGGAAAAAGCGAACAAGCCAAAGCCATTATGTTGATGATTCAGAACAATCTGGATTATGCAGTAGCGCAACATCCGCATGAATTGATTACCTATGGAGGAAACGGTGCTGTTTTCTCTAACTGGGCACAATATTTATTGACGATGAAATACTTATCGGAAATGACCGATGAGCAAACTTTGACAATGTATTCTGGGCACCCAATGGGATTGTTTCCTTCTCACAAAGAAGCACCAAGAGTTGTGGTTACTAACGGAATGGTGATCCCAAATTATTCTCAACCTGATGATTGGGAAAAAATGAATGCTTTGGGCGTTTCCCAATACGGGCAAATGACTGCGGGAAGTTACATGTACATAGGCCCACAAGGAATTGTACATGGAACTACAATTACGGTTCTTAATGGTTTTAGAAAAATAAAACGCAGTCCAAAAGGAGGATTATTCGTGACTTCTGGATTGGGAGGAATGAGTGGTGCACAACCCAAAGCGGGAAATATTGCAGGTTGTATCACGGTTTGTGCAGAGGTAAATCCAAAAATTACCCACATTCGCCACAGTCAAGGTTGGATCAATGAAGTTGTTGAGAACATTGACGATTTAGTACAACGAGTAACTTTGGCGAAAGCCAATAACGAAACCGTTTCTATAGCTTACCTTGGGAATGTGGTAGATGTTTGGGAACGATTTGATGAAGAAAACCTTTATATTGATTTGGGTTCTGACCAAACTTCGCTTCACAATCCGTGGGCTGGTGGTTATTATCCAGTTGGAATTTCATTTGAAGAAGCAAATGACATGATGGCGAACAACCCTGAATTATTCAAGGAAAAAGTACAGGAAACTTTGCGTCGCCACACAACCGCTATCAACAAACATACAGCCAAAGGAACGTATTTCTTTGATTATGGAAATGCATTTTTACTAGAAGCCTCTCGTGCTGGTGCAGATGTTATGGCCGAAAATAATATTGATTTTAGATACCCAAGTTATGTGCAAGACATTATGGGGCCAATGTGCTTTGATTATGGATTTGGTCCATTCCGTTGGGTTTGTACCTCTGGAAAGCCTGAAGATTTAGCCAAAACTGATGCTATTGCCTGTCAAGTATTAGAAGAAATGGCTCAAACAGCTCCTGCCGAAATTCAGCAGCAAATGCAGGATAATATTCAGTGGATAAAAGGCGCACAAGAAAATAAATTGGTTGTGGGATCTCAAGCCAGAATCTTATATGCCGATGCCGAAGGTCGTGTAAAAATTGCCGAAGCTTTTAATCAGGCTATTGCCAAAGGTGAGATTGGAGCAGTTGTTTTAGGTCGTGATCACCATGATGTTTCCGGAACCGATTCACCTTATAGAGAAACCTCTAATATTTATGATGGTTCACGATTTACAGCAGATATGGCTATTCAAAACGTGATTGGCGATAGTTTCCGTGGTGCAACCTGGGTTTCTATACACAATGGTGGTGGTGTAGGATGGGGAGAGGTAATCAACGGTGGTTTTGGTATGGTTCTTGATGGTACAAAAGAAGCTTCAAGACGCTTAGCTTCTATGCTTTTTTGGGATGTCAATAACGGAATTTCAAGACGCAGTTGGGCTAGAAACGAAGGAGCTGTTTTTGCAATAAAACGAGCTATGGAGGTAGAACCTTTATTAAAAGTAACCCTTCCAAACCTTGTTGACGAAACGTTATTTTTAACTTAA